One Aphidius gifuensis isolate YNYX2018 linkage group LG5, ASM1490517v1, whole genome shotgun sequence genomic region harbors:
- the LOC122858064 gene encoding chorion peroxidase-like: MNFVLCCYIIIHLVVHSKQKEITKNDTIGIDSLNIESTDKYLYEAEEYGIKEMNKFYNVEEPKLFSNGLFLTDEHPAKYVAAFNRQSDEAKNLSKLAYAVLKSSKKLVEIFGNSSNAFLKNVNRKSTFGLRERCQRHTFPSCSSANIKYRTFDGSCNNFQHPWWGSAMSTMQRFIAPVYDDGIETIRRSTSGKALPSPRDVSRAIHVDKNIPSKTVTHLLMQWGQFIDHDITATAQSRGFNGTFPQCCTNRGSEFQPPHLTHPDCLPIIVDSKDDFFGKLGVRCLEFVRSGPAPKEDCAFGSREQLSQVSSYIDGSMIYSSNTAHSNSLRTFRNGLLQYGQPAGGPDDLCRRGSLATNCFRAGDARLTEQPALTSLHVVFLRLHNKIATELSAVNSHWDDEKLFQESRKIIGAIIQHITYQEYLPLVVGPDVTDTFGVKLSKNYSKGYDPAVDATVANSFSSAAYRFGHSLVQSKFDRYDKHHNLISNNVTIHGEFGNKVDLQSAGSVDRLLLGMVNQPSQHRDEFITKELTNHLFQFPGFPFGMDLAAINIQRGRDHGLAPYVAWRKICNLTDIKTWNDMKNRIPTKTIQKLRKLYENVEDVDLFTAGISEKPLLNGLVGPTFACIIAQQFSNLKKGDRFWYENTDNHQQFTMKQLLQIKRITLSKILCNTLNNIETIQSSVLLKVDKDKNPRVSCNEVDELNFNDWAERQPKSVNSTRTFPWRKPVKTNVNQKNRIVVKRPHGTNENVTIVVQNHAISSPVFITDSVYTSNVKTVPQQTSDSSIDYGSFEDNDSTSEKPLTNPTASSSSSSTTTTTTTTVQPARFNDWIANSRNPAQSVWPNLYGPIISNPPVVSTFINGQDSSRSHYIEKNVSKPLSTNNKFISVKVVEEKQQEIKNYNENIPVIQDDMKKFMTHDDSSTDELPKPILKHKL; this comes from the exons atgaatttcGTACTTTGTTG ctatattattattcatctgGTGGTACATTCAAAGCAAAaagaaattacaaaaaatgataCAATTGGAATTGATAGTTTAAATATCGAATCAacagataaatatttgtatgaaGCTGAAGAATATGGAATTAAAGAGatgaacaaattttataatgttgaagaaccaaaattattttcaaatg gtttatttttaactgatgAACATCCAGCAAAATACGTTGCAGCATTTAATCGTCAATCAGATGAggcaaaaaatttatcaaaattagcaTATGCAGTAttaaaaagttcaaaaaaattagttgaaatATTTGGTAATTCATCAAATGCATTTCTTAAAAATGTTAATCGTAAATCAACATTTGGTCTTCGTGAACGTTGTCAAAGACATACCTTTCCTTCATGTTCATcagcaaatataaaatatcgtaCTTTTGATGGTAGCTGCAATAATTTTCAGCATCCATGGTGGGGCTCAGCAATGTCCACAATGCAaag aTTTATTGCTCCAGTTTATGATGATGGAATTGAAACAATTAGAAGATCAACAAGTGGAAAAGCTCTTCCAAGTCCTCGTGATGTTTCTAGAGCAAttcatgttgataaaaatattccatCGAAAACAGTGACACACTTGTTGATGCAATGGGGACAATTTATTGATCATGATATAACtg ctACTGCACAAAGTCGAGGTTTTAATGGTACATTTCCACAGTGTTGTACAAATCGTGGAAGTGAATTTCAACCACCACATTTAAcg caTCCAGATTGTTTGCcaattattgttgattcaaaagatgatttttttggtaaattggGTGTACGTTGTTTGGAATTTGTACGTAGTGGTCCAGCACCAAAAGAAGATTGTGCATTTGGATCAAGAGAACAACTTTCACAAGTTTCAAGTTATATTGATGGATCAATGATTTACAGTAGTAATACTGCTCACAGTAATAGTTTAAGAACTTTTAgaaatg gATTATTACAGTATGGACAACCAGCTGGTGGACCTGATGATTTATGTAGAAGAGGATCATTAGCAACAAATTGTTTTAGAGCTGGTGATGCTCGTTTAACTGAACAACCAGCATTAACATCACTTCATGTTGTTTTTCTAAGActtcataataaaatagcaACAGAATTATCAGCTGTTAATTCACATTgggatgatgaaaaattatttcaagagagtagaaaaattattggtgCAATAATACAACATATTACCTATCAAGAATATTTACCACTTGttgttg GTCCTGATGTTACGGATACTTTTGgagttaaattatcaaaaaattattcaaaaggATATGATCCTGCAGTTGATGCAACTGTTGCtaattcattttcatcagCTGCATATAGATTTGGGCATTCACTTGTTCAATCAAAATTTGATAGATATGACAAACATCATAATTTAATAAGCAACA atgTTACAATTCATGGAGAATTTGGAAATAAAGTTGATTTACAAAGTGCTGGATCAGTTGATAGATTACTTCTTGGTATGGTTAATCAACCATCACAACATCGTgatgaatttataacaaaagaattgacaaatcatttatttcaatttcctGGTTTTCCATTTGGTATGGATTTAGCAGCAATTAATATACAACGTGGTAGAGATCATGGTCTTGCACCATATGTTGCATGGcgtaaaatttgtaatttaacagACATTAAAACATGGAATGACATGAAAAATAGAATACCAActaaaacaatacaaaaattaagaaaacttTATGAAAATGTTGAggatgttgatttatttacagCTGGTATTTCTGAAAAACCACTTCTAAATGGACTTGTTGGACCAACATTTGCTTGTATTATTGCTCAACAATTTAGTAATCTTAAAAAAGGTGATCGTTTTTGGTATGAAAATACAgataatcatcaacaatttactatgaaacaattattacaaataaaacgtataacattatcaaaaatattatgtaatacacttaataatattgaaacaaTTCAATCATctgtattattaaaagttgATAAAGACAAAAATCCACGTGTATCATGTAATGAAGtggatgaattaaattttaatgattggGCTGAAAGACAGCCAAAATCAGTTAATTCAACTCGTACATTTCCTTGGCGTAAACCAGTTAAAACAAatgttaatcaaaaaaatagaattgtcGTTAAAAGACCACATGgaacaaatgaaaatgtaaCAATTGTTGTACAAAATCATGCTATAAGTTCACCAGTATTTATAACTGATTCAGTTTATACTTCAAATGTTAAAACTGTACCACAACAAACATCtgattcatcaattgattATGGATCATTTGAAGATAATGATTCAACTAGTGAAAAACCATTAACAAATCCTacagcatcatcatcgtcatcatcaacaacaacaacgacaacaacaactgtTCAACCAGCACGATTTAATGATTGGATTGCAAATTCTAGAAATCCAGCACAATCTGTATGGCCAAATTTATATGGTCCAATCATATCAAATCCACCAGTTGTCTCAACATTTATCAATGGACAAGATTCTTCCAGATCACattacatagaaaaaaatgtatcaaagCCTCTTtctacaaataataaatttatatctgttaaagttgttgaagaaaaacaacaagaaatcaaaaattataatgaaaatatacctgTTATTCAAGAtgacatgaaaaaatttatgacaCATGATGATTCAAGCACTGATGAACTTCCAAAACCCATTTTAAAacacaaattataa